The Corynebacterium renale genome includes a region encoding these proteins:
- a CDS encoding amino acid permease — protein MTSRKDVSLWALVALIIGSTVGAGMFSLPQNIASVAGPGAMLIGWAIAGVGMLSVAFVFHILAVRQPNLDSGVYAYARAGLGDFIGFLSGWGYWLGSVIAQVGYATLFFSTLGHYVPFLQGHWTVAIAVSCLTWLIFYILSKGVQQAAVLNMVTTVAKIVPILSFIVLVAFLGFSWDKFTFDFWGHESGDVFTQVQGVMLFTVWVFIGVEGASVYSRQSRSRKDVSRATLIGFFSVLALLVSISVLSFGVMSTAELAALPDNSMAAVLEAVVGPWGGALVSFGLCLSVLGAYVSWQMLCAEPITMMARDGLLPARLSTISPTGAPIPAQLVSTIVIQALIIVFFLNETTYVSMVQLATVAYLVPYLFSAIYLLLLAVRGRGLVGGPGVKVSGRDNVRHGVVAAIAVIYALWLFYAADPKYILFGALAVLPGLIPYAWTRRAHGLKMFVGVEWLLLAIVVAGAAWGVYGLATGATTL, from the coding sequence ATGACTTCACGCAAAGATGTCTCCCTATGGGCGCTGGTTGCGCTCATCATTGGGTCAACTGTGGGCGCAGGCATGTTCTCCCTGCCCCAAAACATCGCATCGGTTGCCGGCCCCGGCGCCATGCTCATCGGTTGGGCAATCGCCGGTGTGGGCATGCTCTCCGTGGCATTCGTCTTCCATATTCTGGCGGTCCGCCAACCCAACTTGGATTCTGGCGTCTACGCTTACGCGCGCGCTGGCTTGGGCGATTTCATCGGCTTCCTCTCCGGCTGGGGTTACTGGCTAGGTTCCGTGATCGCGCAGGTGGGCTACGCCACCTTATTCTTCTCTACGCTCGGCCATTACGTACCTTTCCTGCAGGGGCACTGGACTGTGGCAATCGCGGTCTCGTGTCTCACCTGGCTGATTTTTTACATCCTGTCGAAGGGCGTGCAGCAGGCTGCGGTACTGAACATGGTGACCACGGTGGCCAAGATTGTGCCGATCCTGAGCTTCATTGTGCTCGTCGCGTTCTTGGGCTTCAGCTGGGATAAGTTCACCTTCGACTTCTGGGGTCACGAGTCCGGGGACGTGTTCACCCAGGTGCAGGGCGTCATGCTGTTTACCGTATGGGTCTTTATCGGCGTGGAGGGGGCCTCGGTGTATTCGCGTCAGTCGCGGTCACGTAAGGATGTTTCGCGCGCCACACTCATCGGTTTCTTCAGCGTCCTAGCACTGTTGGTGTCCATTTCGGTGTTGTCATTCGGCGTTATGAGTACCGCCGAGCTGGCCGCCTTGCCGGATAACTCGATGGCCGCGGTTCTCGAGGCCGTCGTCGGCCCGTGGGGCGGCGCGCTCGTTTCCTTCGGGCTCTGCCTGTCCGTGTTGGGCGCCTACGTGTCCTGGCAGATGCTGTGCGCTGAGCCAATCACCATGATGGCACGGGACGGACTTCTCCCCGCACGCCTGAGCACTATCTCCCCGACCGGCGCCCCAATCCCCGCCCAGTTGGTCTCCACGATTGTGATCCAGGCACTGATCATCGTTTTCTTCCTCAACGAGACAACGTATGTCTCCATGGTGCAATTAGCGACGGTCGCCTACCTAGTCCCCTACTTGTTCTCCGCAATCTACCTACTGTTGTTGGCCGTGCGTGGCCGGGGGCTCGTGGGCGGACCAGGCGTCAAAGTTTCTGGCCGGGACAACGTGCGCCACGGCGTCGTCGCTGCTATCGCGGTGATTTATGCCCTGTGGCTGTTCTACGCCGCAGACCCGAAGTACATCCTCTTCGGCGCACTCGCCGTGCTTCCGGGCCTGATCCCTTATGCGTGGACTCGCCGGGCTCATGGCCTGAAAATGTTCGTCGGCGTCGAGTGGCTACTGCTTGCGATCGTGGTCGCCGGCGCCGCATGGGGTGTTTATGGCTTAGCGACGGGCGCCACCACCCTCTAA
- a CDS encoding lytic murein transglycosylase codes for MGNQGRKSMGCGCGVLISILLIVMLVGWMLSALGPNNPIRISQPVPPNVPPTAGEEVPLIDVHAAGRTADKLSFWSPQLAEDTGIPEQALRAYANAELIARDAWPECGLRWNTLAGIGWVETRHGTYAGSWRHRSSLDSSGVADPPIVGIALDGSPGFAEIKDTDGGALDGDTEFDRAVGPMQFIPESWQRFGRDANGDGVADPQQIDDAALAAANLLCNNRTLSTPEGWTQGIRSYNNSTEYVINVRDAANAYALRQYP; via the coding sequence ATGGGAAATCAGGGAAGAAAATCTATGGGATGCGGCTGCGGTGTGCTCATCTCGATTCTTCTCATCGTCATGCTCGTGGGGTGGATGCTGTCCGCCCTGGGCCCCAACAATCCCATCCGCATTAGCCAACCGGTGCCGCCCAACGTGCCTCCGACTGCCGGGGAAGAGGTCCCGCTTATCGACGTTCACGCCGCCGGGCGCACCGCCGACAAATTATCCTTCTGGTCCCCACAGCTCGCCGAAGATACCGGAATCCCGGAACAGGCCCTGCGCGCTTATGCCAACGCCGAACTTATTGCTCGTGACGCCTGGCCCGAATGTGGCCTGCGGTGGAACACGCTTGCCGGCATCGGCTGGGTGGAGACCCGTCACGGCACCTACGCTGGTTCCTGGCGTCACAGGTCCAGCTTGGATAGTAGCGGTGTGGCGGATCCTCCGATCGTCGGAATTGCTCTCGACGGTTCGCCGGGATTTGCAGAAATCAAGGATACTGACGGTGGTGCCCTGGACGGTGACACCGAGTTTGATCGGGCTGTCGGGCCGATGCAGTTTATCCCGGAATCATGGCAGCGGTTCGGCAGGGATGCGAACGGTGATGGCGTCGCGGACCCACAGCAGATTGACGACGCAGCCCTCGCCGCCGCCAACCTGCTGTGTAACAATCGGACGTTGAGTACGCCAGAAGGGTGGACTCAAGGGATTCGCTCGTACAACAATTCCACCGAATATGTGATCAACGTGCGCGACGCCGCCAATGCGTATGCGCTGCGTCAATACCCATAA
- the eno gene encoding phosphopyruvate hydratase, with product MNEIMHVFAREILDSRGNPTVEATAYLADGATGVAGVPSGASTGAHEAHELRDGGDRYQGKGVQKAVENVNTKIADALAGLEADEQRLIDKTMIELDGTPNKAELGANAILGVSMAVAHAAAESAQLPLYRYIGGPNASVLPVPMMNIVNGGAHADSGVDVQEFMIAPIGAETFAEALRMGAEVYHVLKSVIKEKGLSTGLGDEGGFAPSVDSTRAALDLIVEAIEKAGFKPGEDVALALDVASSEFYKDGAYHFEGGKHTAEEMAKVYEELIAEYPIVSIEDPLDEDDWEGYTKLTATIGDKVQIVGDDFFVTNPERLKKGIENKAANALLVKVNQIGTLTETFDAVDLAHRNGYHTMMSHRSGETEDTTIADLAVALGCGQIKTGAPARSERVAKYNRLLKIELELGEAAQYAGRSAFPRFQA from the coding sequence ATGAACGAAATCATGCATGTATTCGCCCGCGAAATTCTGGATTCCCGCGGTAACCCAACCGTAGAAGCAACTGCATACCTGGCAGACGGCGCAACCGGCGTCGCAGGTGTTCCATCCGGTGCATCCACCGGCGCCCACGAAGCACACGAACTGCGCGATGGTGGCGACCGCTACCAGGGCAAGGGCGTGCAGAAGGCAGTCGAAAACGTCAACACCAAGATTGCTGACGCCTTGGCTGGCCTGGAAGCAGATGAGCAGCGTCTCATCGACAAGACCATGATTGAGCTTGACGGCACTCCCAACAAGGCAGAGCTCGGCGCAAACGCCATCCTCGGTGTTTCTATGGCAGTTGCACACGCTGCTGCTGAGTCCGCACAGCTCCCGCTGTACCGCTACATCGGCGGCCCGAACGCATCTGTCCTGCCAGTACCAATGATGAACATCGTCAACGGTGGCGCACACGCAGACTCCGGTGTTGACGTTCAGGAATTCATGATCGCCCCAATCGGCGCAGAGACCTTCGCTGAGGCACTGCGCATGGGCGCAGAGGTCTACCATGTCCTGAAGTCCGTCATCAAGGAAAAGGGCCTGTCCACCGGCCTGGGCGACGAAGGTGGCTTCGCACCTTCCGTAGACTCCACCCGTGCAGCCCTGGACCTCATCGTCGAGGCAATCGAAAAGGCTGGCTTCAAGCCAGGCGAAGACGTTGCACTGGCACTGGACGTTGCTTCCTCCGAGTTCTACAAGGATGGCGCTTACCACTTCGAGGGTGGCAAGCACACCGCTGAGGAAATGGCCAAGGTCTACGAAGAGCTCATCGCTGAGTACCCGATCGTTTCCATCGAGGACCCACTCGATGAGGATGACTGGGAGGGCTACACCAAGCTCACCGCAACCATCGGTGACAAGGTCCAGATTGTTGGCGACGACTTCTTCGTCACCAACCCTGAGCGCCTGAAGAAGGGCATCGAGAACAAGGCAGCTAACGCTCTGCTGGTTAAGGTCAACCAGATCGGTACCCTGACCGAAACCTTCGACGCTGTCGACCTGGCTCACCGCAACGGCTACCACACCATGATGAGCCACCGCTCCGGCGAAACCGAGGACACCACCATTGCAGACCTCGCAGTGGCACTCGGCTGTGGCCAGATCAAGACCGGTGCACCTGCTCGTTCCGAGCGCGTTGCTAAGTACAACCGCCTGCTGAAGATCGAGCTCGAGCTCGGTGAAGCAGCACAGTACGCAGGTCGTAGCGCGTTCCCACGTTTCCAGGCATAA
- a CDS encoding MazG nucleotide pyrophosphohydrolase domain-containing protein produces the protein MTVIVVDSRWPDLIPRDAIPHLDDAYIAHGWDEEARDRERAGEQVFVAASLSDPVWQAREVMAAARARGGWEQAQTHESLVPYLLEESQEVVEAIGGPDAELCGELSDVLLQVLFHAQIAQERGAFSFDDVAAAFVAKMRSRAPYLFDGSTGVVDATEQDRLWQEGKRREREL, from the coding sequence ATGACGGTAATAGTCGTTGATTCTAGATGGCCTGATTTGATCCCACGTGACGCGATCCCGCATCTCGACGACGCCTACATCGCACACGGTTGGGACGAGGAAGCACGTGACCGTGAGCGCGCCGGGGAGCAGGTGTTTGTCGCGGCGTCGTTAAGCGATCCGGTCTGGCAGGCCCGCGAAGTGATGGCGGCTGCTCGGGCGCGGGGTGGCTGGGAGCAGGCGCAGACGCACGAGAGTTTGGTGCCATACCTCTTGGAAGAATCGCAAGAGGTTGTCGAAGCCATCGGTGGCCCGGATGCGGAGCTGTGCGGTGAGCTTTCCGACGTCCTCCTGCAAGTCCTGTTCCACGCCCAGATAGCGCAAGAACGCGGCGCCTTTTCATTCGATGATGTGGCAGCCGCGTTCGTGGCCAAGATGCGTTCGCGCGCCCCGTACCTTTTTGACGGGTCAACCGGCGTGGTTGATGCCACAGAGCAGGACCGGTTGTGGCAAGAAGGGAAGAGGCGGGAGCGGGAGCTTTAG
- a CDS encoding ATP-binding protein — protein MPRHNTLEAQDILDYAPLLVVQGARQVGKTTLMRQALESRDGLFLTLDDAATRTAALQDPRGFVEQAPDRTLVIDEAQRVPELALALKAAIDSDRRAGRWAITGSSDLLRLPGVSDSLAGRAESLTVWPLSQGEMRRHERPEDWVCAVVHNPDSFSATPYRDVDAEVREAVIRGGYPEPLKRDKERAVERWFMSYAQRLATHDAQQLTQRGDFSHHLDSLLRIISSQGQAELVKAKLARSLAISETALAEYLSLLDQMYLVDSLPAWGIGYSGRVVRKPKISLADTGFATTFTGLTMEKSRLVGGMELFGATLEAFVAGELRKQQGWSRLRYRLFHFRQREQEVDIVIELNDARLVLVEVKSARDVDQRAWRNMELLMEKLGDRVMAGVVLYMGDGVHTVRRPAGRIQILPVSSLWKHAY, from the coding sequence GTGCCCAGGCATAACACCTTAGAAGCACAAGACATTCTCGACTACGCACCTCTTCTTGTAGTACAAGGTGCACGCCAGGTTGGCAAAACTACGCTGATGCGTCAAGCTCTGGAATCTCGAGACGGATTGTTTCTCACACTTGACGATGCAGCAACTCGCACCGCTGCGCTGCAGGATCCGCGGGGCTTCGTGGAGCAGGCCCCCGACCGCACGTTGGTCATTGATGAGGCCCAACGTGTACCGGAATTGGCATTGGCACTCAAGGCCGCCATCGATTCCGATCGCCGCGCGGGCCGATGGGCTATTACTGGTTCTTCAGATTTGCTTAGATTGCCGGGTGTGTCCGATTCCCTTGCTGGGAGGGCGGAGTCGTTGACTGTCTGGCCCTTAAGTCAGGGGGAGATGCGTCGTCATGAGCGGCCGGAAGACTGGGTATGTGCGGTAGTGCATAACCCTGATTCTTTCAGCGCGACGCCTTATCGTGATGTGGATGCTGAAGTTCGCGAGGCTGTTATCCGCGGCGGTTATCCTGAACCGTTGAAACGGGACAAAGAACGTGCCGTTGAGCGTTGGTTTATGTCGTATGCGCAGCGTTTAGCTACGCATGATGCACAGCAACTGACGCAGCGTGGCGATTTCAGCCATCATTTAGATTCGCTCCTTCGGATCATTTCTTCCCAGGGTCAGGCAGAGCTGGTGAAAGCGAAGTTGGCGCGAAGTCTTGCTATTAGTGAAACGGCTCTCGCTGAATACTTAAGTCTCCTCGATCAAATGTATTTGGTTGACTCCCTACCAGCATGGGGGATTGGCTACTCCGGACGGGTGGTACGCAAACCGAAAATTTCGCTTGCAGACACTGGTTTTGCAACCACTTTCACTGGCCTGACTATGGAAAAATCGCGCCTCGTCGGTGGAATGGAATTGTTCGGGGCTACGCTCGAAGCATTTGTAGCTGGCGAACTTCGAAAACAACAGGGCTGGTCCAGGTTGCGTTACCGGCTTTTCCACTTCCGGCAGCGTGAGCAAGAGGTAGATATTGTCATTGAGCTTAACGACGCCCGCTTGGTCCTTGTCGAGGTGAAAAGCGCCCGCGACGTGGACCAACGTGCTTGGCGCAATATGGAATTACTCATGGAAAAACTCGGCGACCGCGTGATGGCAGGAGTAGTCCTATACATGGGCGATGGCGTCCATACTGTGCGTCGCCCTGCGGGGCGTATTCAGATTCTGCCCGTCTCTTCCCTCTGGAAGCACGCATACTAA